The following proteins are encoded in a genomic region of Trichocoleus sp.:
- a CDS encoding ABC transporter ATP-binding protein has translation MAKFRYLIHYFRPYWSLVIFSIAATSFFEIVDLVVPYITGQILNVLSGQPLDRLVQEGVAAIGSALNIASGQTLNLVVLLGLICLVTVVRAPIQPWLSHWFHWDLALRTRRDHSGRTVAKILSLPIEFYDENNPGRIAGRIARGLSNHTWTYPEIAGQFIPKLFRVLGIFVVILLIEWRIALLFFASFVFILAFTLQGLHKLIKKEEILDRYMENTESRTSEIITNIKTVKAFATEAAELKRQKQRFDREFIVVVYRIHIGYMTLFTWQRWIIQTCVFMILSLTLWATVQGQISLGHFITTLTVASMAYAELEPISSLAEIFARRYSSMLRYHEFMQQPDGEDAISLETAAVRHYRFTGKVHFEQVSFAYDADRPVLQNINLLIEPCQTIALVGRSGSGKSTLVKLLFRYFEPQSGRILIDGQEIRQLDVTGYRKRLAIVHQEVDVFNGSLLDNLTYGNPHATFEEVQEACEIARVNEFLHLLPRGYQTTVGERGVRLSGGQRQRLGIARALLMNPDVLVFDEATSSLDYESERSIQLAMRSILGTRTTIIIAHRLSTVREADKIVVLDQGQIVEVGSHEELLHHRGIYHRLHTLQETGELLA, from the coding sequence ATGGCAAAGTTTCGCTATCTAATTCATTATTTTCGACCGTACTGGTCGCTTGTCATTTTTAGTATTGCTGCTACCAGCTTTTTTGAGATCGTTGATCTGGTTGTGCCTTACATAACAGGGCAGATCTTAAATGTTCTATCGGGTCAGCCACTCGATCGTCTGGTTCAAGAAGGGGTGGCAGCGATTGGTTCTGCGCTGAATATTGCTTCTGGTCAAACACTCAATTTGGTCGTTTTGCTGGGATTGATCTGTCTTGTTACTGTTGTACGCGCGCCGATCCAGCCCTGGTTAAGCCATTGGTTTCACTGGGATTTAGCTCTGCGAACTCGACGCGATCATTCGGGACGGACTGTGGCTAAAATTTTGAGCCTGCCGATCGAATTTTATGACGAAAATAATCCCGGACGAATTGCTGGACGGATCGCCAGAGGATTGTCAAATCATACCTGGACTTATCCCGAAATTGCTGGACAATTTATTCCCAAACTATTTCGGGTTCTGGGTATTTTTGTCGTCATTTTGTTGATCGAATGGCGAATTGCGCTCTTGTTTTTTGCATCCTTCGTGTTTATTCTGGCGTTTACGCTGCAAGGGCTACATAAGCTGATCAAAAAAGAAGAAATTCTCGATCGCTATATGGAGAATACCGAGAGCCGCACCTCGGAAATTATCACCAACATTAAAACGGTGAAAGCTTTTGCGACGGAAGCAGCCGAACTGAAGCGCCAAAAGCAGCGATTCGATCGAGAGTTCATCGTTGTTGTTTATCGAATTCATATCGGTTATATGACGCTGTTCACCTGGCAGCGATGGATCATTCAAACCTGTGTATTTATGATTCTGTCGCTGACGCTTTGGGCAACCGTGCAAGGGCAGATTTCTCTGGGTCATTTCATTACAACGCTGACTGTGGCCAGCATGGCTTATGCGGAACTGGAGCCAATTAGTTCGCTAGCAGAAATTTTTGCCCGCCGCTACTCCTCCATGCTGCGCTATCACGAATTTATGCAGCAGCCAGACGGTGAGGATGCAATTAGCCTGGAAACGGCAGCAGTACGGCATTACAGGTTCACAGGCAAGGTGCATTTTGAGCAGGTCAGCTTCGCTTATGATGCCGATCGCCCTGTTCTGCAAAATATTAACCTGCTGATTGAGCCATGCCAAACGATCGCGCTGGTGGGTCGTTCTGGTTCAGGGAAATCGACATTGGTGAAGCTGTTGTTCCGCTACTTTGAGCCGCAGAGCGGTCGCATTCTAATTGACGGTCAAGAGATTCGTCAGCTAGATGTAACAGGATATCGGAAGCGATTAGCGATCGTGCATCAGGAAGTTGATGTTTTTAATGGCTCTCTGCTCGATAACCTGACTTACGGCAACCCTCATGCCACGTTTGAGGAAGTACAGGAAGCCTGTGAGATTGCCAGAGTGAATGAGTTTCTTCATCTTCTACCTCGTGGCTATCAGACTACGGTTGGCGAACGGGGGGTGCGGCTTTCTGGGGGGCAGCGGCAGCGGCTTGGAATTGCCAGGGCATTGTTAATGAATCCGGATGTGCTGGTGTTTGATGAAGCGACCTCTAGCCTGGATTATGAATCGGAGCGATCGATCCAGTTGGCGATGCGATCGATTTTGGGCACAAGAACAACAATCATCATTGCTCACCGTCTCAGCACCGTTCGAGAAGCAGACAAAATTGTAGTGCTTGATCAAGGTCAGATTGTCGAAGTGGGCAGTCATGAAGAGTTGCTGCATCACCGTGGCATCTACCATCGCCTACATACATTACAGGAAACGGGTGAACTGCTGGCATAG
- a CDS encoding SGNH/GDSL hydrolase family protein yields the protein MLLTLALIGAILIVLEIGLRLVAGFGRPLLYQADPEIGYLLLPNQTTRRFGNRIAINQYSMRSPVIQPDRPDQTLRILLLGDSIANGGWWTDQPKTLSALLQSKLAENSDGFAAVEVLNASANSWSPRNELAYLKRFGSFEAQVIVLLINTDDLFGTAPTAVQVGRDRNYPDRLPALALTEAVNRYFIQPQVIPELEQIQNEGGDRVGKNLEAIEQIQQIAVQSGAKFLLVLTPLLREIGEPGSRDYEKVARQRLREFVQAHAIPFVDVLPLFNQISPPETLYHDQIHLSPLGNQEVVRQIAAKI from the coding sequence GTGTTACTGACCCTTGCATTGATTGGTGCAATTCTCATTGTTCTGGAAATCGGGTTGCGTCTTGTGGCTGGCTTTGGTCGTCCGCTGCTTTATCAAGCTGACCCCGAAATTGGCTATCTCCTGCTTCCCAACCAAACAACACGCCGCTTTGGGAATCGCATTGCCATCAATCAATATTCCATGCGGAGTCCGGTAATTCAACCCGATCGCCCTGATCAAACACTCAGAATTCTGCTTCTGGGAGATTCGATCGCTAATGGTGGCTGGTGGACAGACCAACCCAAAACGCTCTCGGCGCTGCTTCAGTCAAAGCTGGCAGAAAATTCAGATGGTTTCGCTGCGGTCGAAGTGCTCAATGCTTCTGCAAATTCCTGGTCACCTCGGAATGAACTTGCCTACCTGAAACGGTTCGGCAGCTTTGAGGCTCAAGTGATTGTGCTGCTGATTAACACCGATGATTTGTTTGGGACGGCTCCAACTGCAGTTCAGGTCGGGCGCGATCGCAATTATCCAGATCGATTACCTGCTCTCGCTTTAACAGAAGCCGTAAATCGCTATTTTATCCAGCCTCAAGTGATTCCAGAGCTGGAGCAGATCCAGAACGAGGGAGGCGATCGGGTGGGCAAAAACCTGGAGGCGATCGAGCAAATCCAGCAAATTGCCGTTCAATCTGGCGCAAAGTTTTTGTTAGTGCTGACTCCTCTGCTGAGAGAAATTGGCGAACCTGGCTCACGCGACTATGAAAAAGTAGCTCGGCAACGGCTGAGGGAATTTGTCCAGGCTCACGCGATTCCTTTTGTCGATGTTTTGCCTTTGTTTAATCAGATCAGTCCACCAGAAACGCTCTACCACGATCAGATTCATCTCAGCCCGCTTGGCAACCAGGAGGTAGTGCGGCAAATTGCAGCAAAAATTTAG
- a CDS encoding FGGY-family carbohydrate kinase, producing the protein MDYYLGIDFGTSGARAVAIDSEGQVWATANVAFPAESFDWAILWRDTLFGLIAQIPQELKQQIRSIAINGTSSTVLLCDAAGNPLDQPLFYNNDRGAAVLDWVKSIAPANHTVVSATSSLAKLLWWANQIGSHPSSHIAHAFFLHQADWLSFLLHGKLGISDYHNALKLGYDVEALRYPDWMDNLPGGFHLPQVLVPGTPIAPIMTECADRLGLPQTCLICAGTTDSIAAFLASGVQAPGEAVTSLGSTLVLKLLSETRVDDASHGIYSHRFGNLWLVGGASNTGGAVLQHFFSRAELAALSQQIDPNQESLLHYYPLLKPGERFPVNDPQLLPQLKPRPDRPVEFLHGLLESMARIEAQGYQLLQKRGATPLQCVYTAGGGAKNETWAAIRSRHLGVPVRRSIQTEAAYGTALLAMRGQG; encoded by the coding sequence ATGGATTATTACCTGGGAATTGATTTTGGAACTTCTGGGGCGAGGGCAGTGGCGATCGATTCGGAGGGGCAAGTTTGGGCGACAGCAAATGTTGCATTTCCGGCTGAATCATTCGATTGGGCAATCTTATGGCGAGATACTTTGTTTGGTCTAATCGCGCAAATTCCTCAAGAACTGAAGCAGCAAATTCGCTCGATCGCAATCAATGGCACGTCTTCGACAGTTTTGCTTTGTGATGCCGCAGGGAACCCGCTCGACCAACCCCTTTTTTACAACAACGATCGGGGGGCAGCAGTGCTGGACTGGGTAAAATCGATCGCTCCAGCCAATCACACCGTTGTCAGTGCTACCTCCAGCCTCGCCAAGCTTCTCTGGTGGGCAAATCAAATCGGCTCTCATCCTTCATCCCACATCGCTCATGCCTTTTTTCTTCACCAGGCTGATTGGCTTTCGTTTTTGCTGCATGGAAAGCTGGGGATCAGCGACTATCACAATGCCCTGAAGTTGGGCTATGACGTGGAAGCACTGCGCTACCCCGATTGGATGGACAATTTGCCCGGTGGTTTCCATCTGCCACAGGTTTTGGTTCCCGGAACCCCGATCGCGCCGATTATGACTGAATGTGCCGATCGTCTGGGTTTGCCCCAAACCTGTCTCATCTGTGCAGGCACGACCGATAGTATTGCGGCATTTCTGGCAAGCGGAGTGCAGGCTCCAGGGGAAGCAGTGACTTCTCTCGGTTCGACGCTGGTACTCAAGCTGTTGAGCGAAACGAGGGTTGATGATGCATCTCACGGCATTTACAGCCATCGCTTCGGCAATCTGTGGTTAGTTGGCGGAGCTTCCAACACAGGGGGGGCAGTCTTGCAGCACTTTTTCAGTCGGGCAGAGCTGGCTGCCTTAAGTCAGCAGATTGATCCTAACCAGGAGAGCCTACTTCACTATTACCCTCTGCTCAAACCAGGAGAGCGTTTTCCAGTCAATGATCCCCAGCTGCTTCCCCAGCTCAAACCCCGACCCGATCGCCCAGTCGAGTTCCTGCATGGCTTACTCGAAAGCATGGCTCGAATTGAGGCACAGGGATATCAATTACTGCAGAAACGAGGCGCAACGCCGCTTCAGTGCGTTTACACAGCCGGAGGAGGGGCAAAAAATGAAACTTGGGCGGCAATTCGATCGCGCCATTTGGGAGTTCCAGTCAGGCGATCGATCCAGACAGAAGCCGCTTATGGAACAGCTCTGCTGGCAATGCGGGGGCAGGGTTGA
- a CDS encoding YkvA family protein, producing MSNPLQSVYDWYRSAIRNPKYRWWVVLGTMAYLLMPFDFLPDFIPLIGQLDDVVIISLLVSEVSQLLIDRVKSSKEETSQTTVAQADSPVDVNAVKVE from the coding sequence ATGAGTAATCCGCTACAGTCTGTTTACGATTGGTATCGCAGCGCAATTCGCAATCCAAAGTATCGCTGGTGGGTCGTTCTCGGAACGATGGCTTATCTGCTGATGCCCTTCGACTTTCTACCCGACTTCATTCCCCTAATTGGACAGTTAGATGATGTTGTCATCATCAGTTTGCTGGTTTCTGAAGTATCACAACTCCTGATCGATCGCGTCAAATCGAGTAAAGAGGAAACATCTCAAACCACTGTTGCCCAGGCAGATAGTCCAGTTGATGTCAATGCTGTAAAAGTGGAATAG
- a CDS encoding antibiotic biosynthesis monooxygenase has protein sequence MSEFQDFLKRKFAYVAIGEFKPGKFDEACSLYEEAISTYGDGFEGTYLLQEPGTDRGISIIFWDSASDMEANRSEVHETILKKMAPLFAKPPETGFYEVVCDVQIPEKSES, from the coding sequence ATGTCTGAATTTCAAGATTTTTTGAAGCGAAAGTTTGCCTACGTTGCAATTGGCGAATTTAAGCCTGGAAAATTTGATGAAGCTTGTAGCCTTTATGAAGAAGCCATTTCAACTTATGGCGATGGGTTTGAGGGAACTTACCTGCTGCAAGAACCTGGAACCGATCGGGGGATTTCAATTATTTTTTGGGATAGTGCTTCTGATATGGAAGCAAATCGATCGGAAGTGCATGAAACAATCTTAAAGAAAATGGCTCCACTATTTGCGAAGCCACCCGAAACAGGGTTCTATGAAGTAGTTTGTGATGTGCAAATCCCTGAGAAGTCAGAGTCTTGA
- a CDS encoding 4-hydroxybenzoate solanesyltransferase: protein MLTQPQPSTEPTWITIVRLLRWDKPAGRLILMIPALWAVVLATQGKPPLLLFSIIVFGSLATSAAGCVANDLWDRDIDPHVSRTRNRPLASRALSIKTGIGVMLVAFACAWGLASYLNWFSFCLCVAAIPFILFYPLAKRVFPVPQLVLSLAWGFGVLISWSAVTANLEPATWLLWGATVLWTLGFDTVYALADREDDERIGINSSARFFGRYTPLAIGLFFAGTIGLLAAIGVVLSLTGWFWLTLIIAAVAWFWQYLQLRPQRPDPSIYGRVFRQNVWIGFILLAGLELGALF from the coding sequence ATGCTGACTCAGCCTCAACCCTCAACAGAGCCAACCTGGATAACGATCGTGCGTCTCTTGCGGTGGGATAAGCCTGCTGGACGACTGATTTTGATGATTCCGGCACTCTGGGCAGTGGTGCTGGCAACCCAGGGAAAGCCACCGCTTTTGCTTTTTAGCATCATTGTATTTGGCAGTCTTGCGACCAGTGCTGCCGGATGTGTTGCTAATGACCTCTGGGATCGAGACATTGACCCTCACGTCAGCCGAACGCGCAACCGTCCCTTAGCTTCGCGGGCGCTCTCTATCAAAACAGGTATTGGGGTCATGCTGGTTGCTTTTGCCTGTGCCTGGGGGCTTGCTTCCTACCTCAACTGGTTTAGCTTTTGCCTCTGCGTTGCAGCAATTCCATTTATTTTGTTTTACCCGTTGGCAAAGCGAGTTTTTCCTGTCCCTCAATTGGTGCTGTCCCTTGCCTGGGGCTTTGGGGTACTTATTAGCTGGAGTGCGGTCACTGCAAATTTAGAACCAGCAACATGGCTGCTTTGGGGGGCAACTGTCCTTTGGACATTAGGATTTGACACCGTGTATGCACTAGCCGATCGGGAAGACGATGAGCGAATTGGTATCAACTCCAGTGCTCGCTTTTTTGGTCGCTATACGCCTCTGGCGATCGGTCTCTTCTTCGCTGGTACGATTGGCTTATTAGCAGCGATCGGCGTCGTTCTTTCCCTAACCGGATGGTTCTGGCTCACGTTAATTATTGCAGCAGTAGCTTGGTTCTGGCAGTATCTTCAACTGCGTCCTCAACGCCCTGATCCCAGTATCTACGGTCGCGTGTTTCGTCAGAATGTTTGGATTGGGTTTATTCTGCTAGCAGGATTAGAGCTGGGTGCATTGTTTTAG
- a CDS encoding phosphoribosyltransferase — MKHFRNRIEAGQLLAVQLQEYVGHPDVLVLALPRGGVPVAYEIAKVLQAPLDLCLVRKLGVPTQPELAMGAIASGGVMVLNEGVLQSLHISQDALTEVAAQEQQELKRRDRAYRGEQPFPDLRDRSLIVVDDGIATGSTMRAAVTALRTHQPKQIIIAVPVAPPQIDQMFQAVADRVVCLIQPDSLSSIGMWYDDFSQTDDDEVRELLQRSRQEMVDKKSSCEISG; from the coding sequence ATGAAGCATTTTCGTAATCGCATTGAAGCCGGGCAACTGCTGGCAGTTCAACTCCAGGAATATGTCGGGCACCCTGATGTTTTGGTTCTTGCTTTGCCGCGTGGGGGTGTGCCCGTTGCCTACGAAATTGCCAAAGTGCTACAGGCTCCTCTTGATCTCTGCTTAGTGCGAAAATTGGGAGTTCCAACGCAGCCTGAGCTTGCCATGGGAGCAATTGCCTCTGGGGGAGTCATGGTTTTGAATGAGGGAGTTCTGCAATCGCTGCATATCTCTCAAGATGCCTTGACAGAAGTGGCGGCGCAGGAACAACAAGAATTGAAACGGCGCGATCGAGCATATCGGGGAGAACAGCCTTTTCCAGATTTGCGGGATCGGAGCTTAATTGTTGTGGATGACGGGATTGCCACAGGTTCAACCATGCGAGCCGCTGTCACTGCCCTTCGCACCCATCAACCTAAGCAAATCATTATTGCTGTGCCTGTCGCACCGCCGCAAATTGATCAGATGTTCCAGGCAGTTGCCGATCGCGTTGTTTGCTTAATTCAGCCCGATTCACTCTCTTCAATTGGGATGTGGTACGACGATTTTTCTCAAACAGACGATGATGAAGTCAGAGAACTTTTGCAGCGATCGAGGCAAGAAATGGTTGACAAAAAATCAAGCTGTGAAATTTCTGGATAA